The Sphaerospermopsis torques-reginae ITEP-024 genome has a window encoding:
- a CDS encoding DEAD/DEAH box helicase has protein sequence MTVGIEEQGSKFITTEAIKNQDGEQKVWDAVRGAFADRNCIGYWRYPIFFKVGETRKEPDILIVDREFGVLVITVQSLNIDQITNINRQTWQLQKSDFTEINPYQIVEHQLRAIISYSDREAALWRKINGRAIIALPHITSQQWQEKGFHELPDIPPIIFQDQLGKAGLIERINQANIIIPGENIEDKDWELLLSVVGGTPVLRKPPRERVATTGKTRSAVIDSLREKLYEIDLQQEHIGKEIPPGSQRIRGIAGSGKTVLLCQKAASMHLKHPDWNIALVFFTRSLYDLMIGLLDQWIRRFSCGEMHYDPKTNLKLQVLHAWGAKEQPGLYSTICEYHGKRPGTVQNTKERQPNRGLIDLSKRLLEEIKIEPMFDAILIDEGQDLVADDDLKYEDKQAIYWLAYQALKPVSEDKPEEKRLIWAYDEAQSLDSLVVPKAKEVFGEKLSNLLNKQPLYSGGIKRSEVMRRCYRTPGQILTAAHAMGMGLLRPEGMLTGITNKEDWHRIGYEVKGDFRRVGKPITITRKPEFSPNPIPELWGEPVLEFETFASREAEMTALSEKIMHNIVHDGLNPSRDILVLVLGSTYEAIELETSVASFLMEQDIDVYIPTALKLNDLVPQYPNNDPDKFWCDGGVTVSRITRAKGHEADMVYVVGFDHVARNESDVSFRNQLFVALTRARGWANLSGVGNYPMYDEMRKVIASGESFTFAYKRPPKRDIGDGD, from the coding sequence TTTCAAAGTAGGAGAAACCAGAAAAGAACCGGATATATTAATAGTTGATCGAGAATTTGGAGTATTAGTAATTACTGTTCAATCTCTAAATATTGACCAGATTACTAATATTAACAGGCAAACTTGGCAATTGCAAAAGAGTGATTTCACAGAAATCAATCCCTATCAAATTGTAGAACATCAACTGCGAGCAATCATATCCTATAGTGATAGAGAAGCTGCACTTTGGAGAAAAATTAACGGTAGAGCGATCATTGCCTTACCTCATATTACATCACAACAATGGCAAGAAAAAGGTTTTCATGAATTACCCGATATTCCGCCAATTATTTTTCAAGATCAATTAGGTAAAGCTGGTTTAATAGAACGCATTAACCAAGCTAATATTATCATTCCCGGTGAAAATATCGAAGATAAAGATTGGGAATTATTACTTTCAGTAGTTGGGGGTACTCCCGTATTGCGTAAACCTCCCCGTGAGCGAGTTGCAACTACAGGAAAAACCCGTTCTGCTGTTATTGACAGTTTACGAGAAAAACTCTATGAAATAGATTTACAACAGGAACATATCGGTAAAGAAATTCCACCCGGTTCCCAACGTATTCGCGGTATTGCAGGTTCAGGAAAAACAGTTTTACTCTGTCAAAAAGCCGCAAGTATGCACCTAAAACATCCAGATTGGAATATTGCCTTAGTATTTTTTACCCGTTCCTTATATGATTTAATGATTGGTTTATTGGATCAATGGATACGGCGTTTTAGTTGTGGAGAAATGCACTATGATCCCAAAACAAATTTAAAATTACAGGTACTTCATGCTTGGGGTGCAAAAGAACAACCAGGTTTATATAGTACCATTTGCGAATATCACGGAAAAAGACCAGGAACAGTCCAGAATACTAAGGAAAGACAACCAAACCGGGGTTTAATAGATTTAAGTAAACGGCTTTTGGAAGAAATTAAAATTGAACCCATGTTTGATGCAATTTTGATAGATGAAGGTCAAGATTTAGTAGCAGATGATGATTTAAAGTATGAAGATAAACAGGCAATTTATTGGTTAGCTTATCAAGCATTAAAACCAGTCAGTGAAGATAAACCAGAGGAAAAAAGATTAATTTGGGCTTATGATGAAGCGCAAAGTTTGGATAGTTTAGTAGTTCCTAAAGCTAAAGAAGTTTTTGGGGAAAAATTAAGTAATTTATTGAATAAACAACCTCTATATTCTGGAGGTATTAAACGTTCAGAAGTAATGCGTCGTTGTTATCGCACACCCGGACAAATTCTTACTGCTGCTCATGCAATGGGTATGGGTTTATTACGTCCTGAAGGAATGTTAACGGGAATTACAAATAAAGAAGATTGGCATAGAATTGGTTATGAAGTAAAAGGAGATTTTCGCCGAGTTGGTAAACCAATTACTATTACTAGAAAACCCGAATTTTCACCTAACCCTATTCCCGAACTGTGGGGAGAACCGGTGTTAGAATTTGAAACTTTTGCTTCCCGTGAAGCGGAAATGACAGCTTTATCAGAAAAAATCATGCACAATATTGTCCATGATGGACTTAACCCCAGTCGGGATATTTTGGTTTTAGTTTTAGGTTCAACTTATGAAGCGATAGAGTTAGAAACATCGGTTGCAAGTTTCTTAATGGAACAGGACATTGATGTTTATATTCCCACTGCTTTAAAATTAAATGATTTAGTTCCCCAATATCCCAATAATGATCCTGATAAATTTTGGTGTGATGGTGGGGTGACGGTTTCTCGTATTACTCGCGCAAAAGGCCATGAAGCAGATATGGTTTATGTGGTGGGTTTTGATCACGTTGCACGGAATGAAAGTGATGTCAGTTTTCGTAACCAGTTGTTTGTTGCGTTAACGAGGGCGCGGGGTTGGGCAAATTTAAGTGGTGTTGGTAATTATCCCATGTATGATGAGATGCGGAAAGTAATTGCTAGTGGTGAGAGTTTTACCTTTGCTTACAAGCGTCCGCCTAAGCGGGATATTGGGGATGGAGATTAA
- a CDS encoding Uma2 family endonuclease: MIASPDFYITPAEYLAMEENSAVKHEYIDGYIYAMAGASDPHVTIAGNIFSLLRNHVRGSGCRVYIADMKARIESLNRFYYPDVMVTCDARDQETPGYKRFPCLIIEVLSNSTEGCDRGDKFADYQILETLQEYVLINTKKPRIECFRRNEEGLWILQSYVGEETSFQLQTINFTGKMTAIYEDVNFTPLQQ; this comes from the coding sequence ATGATTGCTTCTCCTGATTTTTACATCACACCAGCAGAATATTTAGCAATGGAAGAAAACAGCGCAGTTAAACATGAATATATTGATGGATATATTTATGCAATGGCGGGCGCATCTGATCCTCATGTTACTATAGCGGGGAATATATTCTCCTTACTGCGTAATCATGTTCGGGGTTCTGGTTGTCGGGTATATATTGCGGATATGAAAGCGAGAATAGAATCTTTAAACAGATTTTACTATCCTGATGTCATGGTAACTTGTGATGCACGAGATCAAGAAACTCCAGGTTATAAAAGATTTCCTTGTTTAATAATTGAAGTTTTATCTAATTCTACGGAAGGATGTGATAGAGGTGATAAATTTGCAGATTATCAAATATTGGAAACTTTACAAGAATACGTTTTAATTAATACGAAAAAACCTAGAATAGAATGTTTTAGACGCAATGAAGAAGGACTTTGGATTTTACAATCTTATGTAGGAGAAGAAACATCATTTCAATTACAAACTATCAATTTTACAGGAAAAATGACAGCAATTTATGAAGATGTAAATTTTACTCCTCTACAACAATAA